Proteins encoded within one genomic window of Aspergillus nidulans FGSC A4 chromosome VII:
- a CDS encoding uncharacterized protein (transcript_id=CADANIAT00008532): MPCCGDREKNAAPVALEEQWDYMNLDDFKSESCLSPFSYFFLFVFLLVSLAVYAVDTFTAVTLLAFSRWAGQIEPAIPFKYSRWIFAVCILLSFALLAWRWIHAIRAIRSGSVAQCYLNSLAARVQSIRFGHHGRGWRRFLVFGELTKNRKGAEYVALFAYFAFESWMNTVLADGPRQVVNGITLYSVMRMDLLPGGENAVEEDKAGILQFFDNVKILAEENNLRALVLAGMVFTVVVWVLSIIKLVIAIILYLLFLFHHIPAEDGTLKAYCRRKINTRLKRIVRTKVNKALAKGVALQERSPTNPNLTPGRQPTLPVFGDEDKAPMVSTLSRSTTQATLATLPAYTSRPPTAAPQEREPTLPNVATFPEKPDLSRTVTQSSAYSDPATFSATSAVSAYSPLDRQPSPAPPVPPLPGDASMITGRTQTPVSRSNFTPAPYYNRGPPSRMGTPGRQDLYSPDGHNGPSSASSFRPYDIPADPYSRTKTPSSAVTNVDGPMRAYTPSDAHKSRPSPQSVRPPRSFTPGTQATNRGSPAYSNDEQPVRTLTPMSTRVPPRAQDEYIPFSASASNVAATHPEAASEYGSEHRPGQAYTSPTYNPQPPRHPDHYY, translated from the exons ATGCCTTGCTGCGGCGACCGAGAAAAGAATGCTGCTCCGGTAGCTTTAGAGGAACAATGGGATTATATG AACCTAGATGATTTCAAGTCGGAATCCTGTCTATCGCCGTTCtcttatttctttttattcgtcttcctcctggTATCTCTCGCGGTCTATGCAGTTGACACTTTCACTGCCGTGACCCTTCTAGCCTTTTCCCGGTGGGCGGGACAAATCGAGCCTGCCATTCCATTTAAATATTCGCGATGGATCTTCGCCGTCTGcatcctcctttcctttgCGCTACTGGCCTGGAGATGGATTCATGCTATCCGTGCGATACGTTCTGGGAGTGTTGCCCAATGTTACTTGAACTCGCTCGCTGCTCGAGTTCAGAGTATTCGCTTCGGACATCATGGCCGTGGCTGGAGGAGATTTTTGGTGTTCGGAGAGCTCACTAAGAATAGAAAGGGAGCCGAATATGTCGCCTTGTTTGCATACTTTGCTTTTGAAA GCTGGATGAACACAGTGCTTGCGGACGGGCCGCGCCAAGTCGTCAACGGTATCACACTTTATTCAGTAATGCGTATGGATTTGCTTCCCGGAGGAGAAAATgcggttgaagaagacaaggcCGGTATCTTACAATTCTTCGACAATGTCAAAATCCTTGCCGAAGAGAACAACCTGCGCGCCCTGGTCTTGGCCGGTATGGTCTTTACTGTTGTAGTTTGGGTGTTGTCTATTATCAAGCTGGTGATTGCAATCATTCTCTAcctgcttttcctttttcaCCACATCCCCGCCGAAGATGGGACACTGAAGGCTTATTGTCGTCGGAAGATCAACACCCGACTTAAGCGCATCGTTCGGACCAAGGTGAATAAAGCTCTGGCAAAGGGTGTCGCTTTGCAAGAACGTTCTCCTACGAATCCAAATCTCACCCCTGGCCGGCAGCCAACGTTACCGGTGTTTGGAGATGAGGACAAGGCTCCCATGGTCTCGACCCTTTCGCGCAGTACTACGCAGGCGACTCTGGCTACTCTACCAGCATATACATCGCGCCCACCGACGGCAGCACCGCAAGAGCGCGAGCCCACTCTTCCCAACGTGGCTACATTCCCTGAGAAACCAGATCTGAGTCGGACAGTAACACAATCGTCAGCCTATTCCGATCCTGCCACGTTCTCCGCAACCTCTGCGGTTTCGGCATACAGTCCACTGGATCGTCAACCGTCCCCGGCTCCTCCAGTCCCTCCTCTTCCGGGTGACGCCTCTATGATCACTGGGCGCACCCAAACTCCTGTTTCTCGCTCGAATTTTACCCCCGCGCCTTATTATAACCGCGGGCCTCCCAGTCGTATGGGTACTCCAGGGAGGCAGGATCTATACAGTCCTGACGGCCACAATGGTCCGTCATCCGCCAGTTCTTTCCGTCCCTATGACATTCCCGCCGATCCTTACTCACGCACAAAAACGCCGAGCTCTGCTGTGACCAATGTTGACGGTCCTATGCGAGCATACACTCCTTCCGATGCCCACAAATCTCGCCCATCCCCGCAGTCTGTTCGCCCGCCGCGATCGTTTACTCCAGGAACCCAAGCCACGAATCGTGGTTCACCGGCATACTCAAATGACGAACAACCTGTTAGAACACTCACTCCTATGAGCACCCGAGTGCCTCCCAGGGCACAAGATGAATATATACCCTTCAGTGCGTCCGCTAGTAATGTTGCTGCAACACACCCTGAAGCAGCTTCTGAATACGGGAGTGAGCATCGTCCTGGACAAGCATATACTTCGCCAACATACAACCCTCAACCACCCCGTCATCCAGATCACTACTACTAG
- a CDS encoding TAPT1 family protein (transcript_id=CADANIAT00008533), with protein sequence MPDVNGLHSSPGKRPAATDRATPSADAGASPQPDFPQPTPRKTVQNTEPIDIQRGNIATAGRMAGDGNRDCQEAGDAKSGHFSITSEKAIGLVFEHSEESAAKQGSENRTLHRTSLVNVLENSEATAALHRFTQEPSSAINKDKDRERTLKLSEAKIQELTSSPQSIPYRAAPHCDQEHSQKLVYSDGPPPLLSPIESEISRNSHGEHKTSSNEMSAPQLKDVSDGAEALNGLGLRTPSTRTRPHIGRTVSTPQSTRKQTLPGTNNDRLAQTWTSRHRQERPSVSREAEPKNLRSPPPPLETALPSPLPQNIPLPPASIPTYLQLELASGSPSPLYIHRPSLNDFPYESARVKLERLVNFLVLPPALEQVLWFGILACLDAWLHSFTILPLRFIKAVYILVQCWVTNLAAEARYLASFVRKGVGRVWRRRNRKPSVSSTSNAVSVERDAKSSMSEPRRRHRSDTFRHRRQRSTPSALLPDDKADILKGLLMATTCTVLMYFDASRMYHWIRGQAAIKLYVIYNVLEVSDRLFAAIGQDVLECLFSREALERRPDGRSKIFRPFGLFLLALVYTVIHSMALFYQVMTLNVAVNSYSNALITLLLSNQFVEIKGSVFKKFEKENLFQLTCADVVERFQLWLMLTIIASRNIVETGAFSFGGNLISTSVSGTSSATNSTLLSTPPRSSTSILPQAFTFVPSSLMASFSHVNSFLPALAQVLGPFLIVLGSEMFVDWLKHAYISKFNNTRPAIYGRFLDILAKDYYTNAFGDQNLMRRIGLPIIPLSCLFFRVSVQTYQMFLAALLPQPPPLSPSSSIAVETTSLAAIHSQYVPAGPVPSPPPITLRTVFPATAAHAEAWFRRVLANTMPSADHSVYIFTVVLVLTGFVLLLILKLLLGMLLLTCARSRYKSMKQREAEHAAAASSSAIPTASDHHGPPRARDYTVDGARRVGGWGTVEVNEDSRRWIYLDDPESLRKLKEKEKASQKGKGVYGDDLHLDHVQRYEMVAKRIW encoded by the coding sequence ATGCCTGACGTCAACGGACTACACAGCAGCCCAGGGAAGCGACCAGCCGCTACTGATCGAGCGACACCGAGTGCAGATGCTGgagcttctccgcaaccCGACTTTCCTCAACCTACACCCAGAAAGACGGTTCAAAATACTGAGCCTATAGACATACAACGTGGGAACATTGCTACAGCTGGGAGGATGGCCGGAGATGGAAACCGTGATTGTCAGGAAGCCGGCGATGCGAAAAGTGGCCACTTTTCAATAACGTCAGAAAAGGCCATCGGCTTGGTCTTCGAGCACTCCGAGGAATCCGCTGCTAAACAAGGCTCAGAAAACCGTACGCTACATCGCACGTCGCTGGTTAATGTGCTCGAGAATTCTGAAGCTACTGCTGCATTACATCGATTCACTCAGGAGCCATCATCTGCTATCAACAAGGACAAAGATCGTGAACGAACTCTAAAGCTTTCCGAAGCTAAGATACAGGAGCTTACATCGTCCCCGCAGTCTATCCCTTATCGCGCTGCTCCTCACTGCGATCAAGAGCATAGTCAAAAGCTGGTTTACTCCGATGGGCCCCCACCATTGCTTTCCCCAATTGAGTCGGAAATTTCCAGAAACTCTCATGGTGAACATAAAACTTCCTCCAACGAAATGTCAGCACCACAACTTAAAGATGTTTCTGATGGTGCGGAGGCTCTAAACGGTTTAGGTCTTAGGACGCCGTCGACCCGGACGCGTCCTCATATCGGCCGCACTGTTTCGACGCCTCAGTCTACTCGGAAACAGACATTGCCAGGGACCAACAATGACCGCCTGGCGCAGACGTGGACTTCTCGCCATAGGCAGGAACGCCCTTCTGTCAGCAGGGAAGCTGAACCGAAGAATCTCAGAAGTCCCCCACCGCCACTGGAGACAGCCTTACCTTCTCCATTACCGCAGAATATCCCTTTACCACCAGCATCCATTCCCACATATTTACAACTGGAACTTGCTTCGGGCAGCCCTTCTCCACTGTATATACATCGGCCTTCCTTGAATGACTTCCCGTATGAATCTGCGCGTGTCAAGCTAGAGCGATTGGTTAACTTTCTGGTGCTTCCCCCAGCATTGGAGCAGGTGCTATGGTTCGGAATCCTGGCATGTCTGGACGCTTGGCTGCATTCATTTACAATCCTCCCTCTCCGCTTTATCAAAGCGGTCTATATTCTAGTACAATGCTGGGTCACGAATCTGGCTGCTGAGGCTCGATATCTGGCCAGCTTCGTTAGGAAAGGTGTCGGGCGGGTATGGCGACGACGGAACCGAAAGCCTTCAGTATCATCAACGAGCAACGCAGTCTCAGTTGAACGAGATGCCAAGTCCTCTATGTCAGAGCCGCGGCGCCGACACCGTTCAGATACCTTCCGACACCGAAGGCAGAGGTCCACCCCATCGGCGTTGCTTCCAGACGACAAAGCCGACATCCTCAAGGGGCTGTTGATGGCTACGACTTGCACTGTCCTCATGTACTTCGATGCAAGTCGTATGTATCATTGGATCCGTGGACAAGCAGCCATCAAACTGTACGTTATTTACAATGTGCTGGAGGTTAGTGACCGTCTTTTTGCTGCTATCGGTCAAGATGTTCTAGAGTGTCTATTCTCCCGCGAGGCACTAGAACGCCGCCCGGACGGGCGCAGCAAGATTTTCCGGCCATTTGGACTCTTTCTGTTAGCGCTGGTCTATACGGTCATTCACTCCATGGCCCTCTTCTACCAGGTGATGACCCTAAACGTAGCTGTGAACTCATATTCCAACGCCTTGATCACCCTACTACTTTCGAATCAATTTGTGGAGATTAAGGGATCAGTGTTTAAGAAGTTCGAAAAGGAGAACCTTTTCCAACTCACTTGCGCGGATGTGGTGGAGCGGTTTCAACTATGGCTCATGCTTACGATAATTGCGTCGCGAAATATAGTCGAAACTGGTGCGTTCAGTTTTGGGGGCAATTTGATCAGTACAAGCGTGAGTGGCACGTCTTCTGCAACAAACAGCACGCTGCTGTCGACACCCCCAAGGTCGTCGACCTCAATCCTTCCGCAGGCGTTCACTTTCGTTCCATCGTCTCTTATGGCCTCCTTTAGCCACGTCAATTCTTTTCTGCCGGCGCTGGCCCAGGTACTTGGTCCGTTCCTGATAGTTCTGGGTTCGGAAATGTTTGTCGACTGGCTCAAACATGCATACATCAGCAAATTCAACAACACCCGACCCGCGATCTACGGTCGGTTCCTAGACATCCTCGCCAAGGACTATTATACCAACGCCTTTGGTGACCAGAACTTGATGCGCCGTATAGGCCTTCCTATTATCCCACTCTCATGCCTTTTCTTCCGCGTCTCTGTACAGACATATCAGATGTTCTTGGCTGCACTGCTCCCTCAACCTCCCCCCCTGTCGCCTTCCTCATCCATTGCTGTTGAGACCACATCTCTCGCAGCCATTCATAGTCAGTATGTGCCGGCTGGCCCGGTAccctcgccgcctccaaTTACCTTAAGAACGGTTttcccagcaacagcagctcATGCCGAAGCATGGTTTCGACGAGTGCTAGCCAACACAATGCCATCAGCTGATCACTCCGTTTACATCTTCACAGTTGTTCTGGTTCTTACCGGTTTCGTCCTTCTGCTGattctcaagctccttcttggcATGCTTCTTCTGACCTGTGCGCGATCCCGCTACAAGTCGATGAAGCAGCGGGAGGCAGAACACGCAGCCgcagcttcatcttctgccaTTCCCACTGCCTCAGACCACCATGGACCCCCGCGTGCACGAGACTACACGGTAGACGGCGCTCGACGTGTTGGTGGCTGGGGTACAGTTGAAGTCAACGAAGACAGCCGGCGGTGGATCTACCTTGACGACCCAGAAAGTCTacgcaagctgaaagagaaggaaaaggcgaGTCAAAAGGGTAAGGGTGTGTACGGGGATGATTTGCATCTAGATCATGTCCAACGATATGAGATGGTCGCAAAGAGGATTTGGTAA
- a CDS encoding glutamine amidotransferase subunit DUG2 (transcript_id=CADANIAT00008534), whose translation MDNTGLAESDSPSDIDEQTKAWESDPRSVRAHLAQTDGVDDAVPQIECGIGHRVQASRSVLALVVDEDCVFAGLQGGDIVAWSLDNYDLVLSVRAHQESVLDLYLSEKGDLLFSSGGDSVVNVWSTRTFERLYSIHSHHDVGDLFAVSYSPSLNTIYCGAQNTSIQWCNLSQSGAASTQQSAAHLSKRTHRFFDSKGPDGTRAPRADGNSVADGGQVLTFKRDHHNLFAHHGYVYTMTLVRGLLESSPNDEVLLTGAGDGVVKLWRLEQGKPDSAPALMARLHNTDPVLSVAVEGSFLYCGLSGGALNIWNLDSHQLVKRIAAHTGDLWAVDIIHGMAVCGDSNGIVKKFNSRFEEVGSWAAHEGTMLASAAGKFKDRHIYATGGNDNTVGIWDLTDVSLSASEKPPIDNDEMVSCLAKLVAFKTISASPKFAGECNQGAAFLRRHCIYLGAKTKLLTTGEDTNPIVFARFSAISPETTNKTILFYGHYDVVGADANRQRWKTDPYQLTSMDGFLYGRGVSDNKGPILAALYAAAGLARQKTLRCNVVFLLEGEEESGSQGFHETVRKHKQQIGPVDWILLANSYWLDDYNPCLTYGQRGVVHANLIVTSDHPDLHSGIDGSSLLDEPLKDLTMLLGTLVGPKGKVNLPGFQDPVLPLTDVERERYGAIAEILLKQHPQIKDAGALIDSLMHRWREPSLTIHSVEVPGSSKSTTTTISRKAKASLSIRIVPNQSADEVAAALTLYAQEQFDQLESQNELTVEITGTSDPWLGDPDNEIFETLSEAITAAWTPDQQSLKHQYSLPRRAIGDRTASPRGAKDTVTSALRRQDSEDSLASHIDRIIMSTTTSKTTTRHRSSLSTTVPTSSTLTGQSNKQTADSTTASPPGPAATSSALSPTGTDGPAEVSREKIGVRPIYIREGGSIPTIRFLEKEFCAPAANLPCGQASDNAHLYNERLRVENLYKSREIFSYVFSRLPEKT comes from the exons ATGGACAATACAGGGCTCGCCGAGTCCGATAGCCCGTCGGACATTGACGAGCAGACTAAAGCTTGGGAATCCGATCCTCGGTCTGTGAGAGCCCATCTCGCTCAGACCGACGGCGTTGACGACGCAGTCCCGCAAATCGAATGCGGCATTGGACATCGAGTACAGGCTAGTCGATCAGTTCTAGCGCTCGTGGTAGACGAGGATTGCGTTTTCGCCGGTCTCCAGGGGGGGGACATTGTA GCGTGGTCTCTTGACAACTACGACCTTGTTCTCTCTGTTCGTGCTCACCAGGAAAGTGTCCTGGACTTGTACCTTTCGGAAAAGGGAGACCTGCTCTTTTCCAGCGGAGGCGATTCTGTCGTCAAT GTTTGGTCTACCCGTACCTTTGAGCGGCTCTATTCCATCCATTCCCATCATGATGTCGGCGATCTCTTTGCTGTGTCGTACTCGCCGAGCCTGAACACCATTTACTGCGGTGCCCAGAACACCAGTATCCAA TGGTGCAACCTTTCCCAATCAGGAGCAGCATCTACTCAGCAATCTGCGGCTCATTTATCCAAGCGAACACATCGTTTCTTTGACTCTAAGGGTCCTGATGGCACTCGCGCTCCTCGAGCGGACGGCAATTCCGTGGCCGACGGGGGCCAGGTACTCACCTTCAAGCGTGACCATCACAATCTATTTGCTCACCATGGATACGTTTACACCATGACTCTTGTTCGAGGGCTGCTCGAATCCTCGCCTAACGACGAGGTTCTTTTAACCGGAGCGGGCGACGGAGTTGTCAAGCTTTGGCGTTTAGAGCAGGGGAAGCCCGATTCTGCCCCCGCGTTAATGGCAAGGTTGCATAACACGGATCCTGTACTCTCGGTAGCTGTTGAAGGATCGTTTCTCTACTGTGGTTTGTCAGGCGGCGCCCTAAACATTTGGAACTTAGATTCCCATCAGCTCGTGAAGCGAATCGCTGCCCATACTGGTGATCTGTGGGCGGTAGATATTATCCACGGAATGGCCGTATGCGGAGATTCGAACGGGATTGTAAAG AAATTCAACTCAcgatttgaagaagttggcAGTTGGGCCGCTCATGAAGGCACTATGCTGGCCTCTGCTGCCGGTAAATTTAAGGATCGGCATATCTACGCTACCGGAGGAAATGACAATACTGTTGGAATATGGGATTTGACAGACGTGTCATTGTCTGCGAGCGAGAAGCCCCCAATCGACAATG ATGAGATGGTAAGCTGCCTTGCCAAGCTGGTAGCTTTCAAGACGATCTCAGCCAGTCCAAAATTCGCCGGTGAATGCAACCAGGGTGCAGCTTTCCTTCGCCGACATTGTATCTACTTGGGAGCTAAGACGAAGCTTTTAACCACCGGCGAGGATACCAATCCCATTGTCTTCGCCCGGTTTAGTGCGATATCGCCTGAAACAACAAATAAGACGATATTGTTTTACGGACATTATGATGTGGTCGGAGCGGACGCTAACCGGCAAAGGTGGAAGACAGATCCATATCAACTAACTTCTATGGACGGATTCTTGTACGGCCGTGGTGTATCCGACAATAAAGGCCCTATCCTCGCCGCTTTGTACGCAGCGGCAGGTCTGGCGCGGCAGAAGACCCTTCGATGCAACGTTGTATTTCTCCttgagggagaggaagagtCCGGGTCCCAGGGCTTTCATGAAACAGTTCGAAAGCACAAACAACAGATTGGGCCGGTAGATTGGATTTTGCTGGCTAACAGTTACTGGCTGGATGACTATAACCCATGTCTTACATATGGGCAGCGTGGAGTGGTCCACGCGAATTTAATCGTCACCAGCGACCACCCAGATTTGCACAGCGGTATTGACGGCAGTTCGCTGCTAGATGAGCCCTTGAAGGACTTGACTATGCTGCTCGGTACTCTAGTGGGACCCAAGGGCAAAGTCAACCTTCCCGGTTTCCAGGACCCTGTTTTACCATTGACCGATGTAGAAAGGGAGCGATATGGCGCGATCGCCGAGATTCTTCTCAAACAACATCCACAAATTAAGGATGCTGGCGCCCTGATTGATTCACTCATGCATCGCTGGCGAGAACCGTCCCTCACCATACACTCTGTCGAGGTTCCGGGTAGCAGCAAGAGTACAACCACAACTATTTCGCGCAAAGCAAAGGCTAGTCTTTCCATCCGCATAGTACCGAACCAGTCAGCCGATGAAGTTGCCGCCGCATTGACTCTATACGCACAAGAGCAATTCGATCAACTGGAATCGCAGAATGAACTCACTGTTGAAATTACCGGAACCTCTGATCCGTGGCTAGGAGACCCAGACAATGAGATCTTCGAGACATTATCGGAGGCCATCACAGCAGCCTGGACGCCCGACCAACAGAGTCTAAAGCACCAGTATTCACTCCCGCGACGCGCCATCGGAGATCGCACAGCAAGCCCAAGAGGAGCGAAGGATACCGTTACCAGCGCCCTTCGCCGTCAAGACTCAGAGGACAGCTTAGCTTCTCATATCGACCGAATCATCATGTCCACAACCACCTCCAAAACGACTACGCGCCACCGAAGCTCGTTAAGCACCACTGTCCCCACCTCATCAACACTCACAGGACAATCAAACAAGCAAACAGCAGACTCAACAACTGCATCCCCCCCCGGTCCCGCCGCAACATCATCCGCTCTATCACCAACAGGCACAGACGGTCCAGCCGAGGTATCCCGCGAAAAGATTGGCGTACGGCCCATCTACATCCGCGAGGGCGGCTCAATCCCAACAATTCGTTTTCTAGAAAAGGAGTTCTGTGCCCCAGCGGCCAACCTGCCTTGTGGACAGGCGAGTGATAACGCGCATTTGTATAATGAACGGCTGCGAGTAGAAAATCTGTATAAAAGTCGGGAAATCTTCAGTTACGTGTTTTCACGGTTGCCGGAAAAGACttga
- a CDS encoding uncharacterized protein (transcript_id=CADANIAT00008535), protein MPFGETIAVIDKSGQVVSTSKHLFGVFSHAKNAYRERKAQVQAERNLKIAEKIAEREALRALQNYTIEDAPSVASSQRSRSRHHRHHHHHHHSSRSQYQYDRPRGGSVYEEDLHSSASRARSHYEPPTEMVRRHTHHDITIREPDARPVTARSKSDAHIDMDLAYGEFHPSAIAPRGSPQDQQLQSIDDPELNGLVSRAQWLLEEANCVQHTATATIDHLQKNPDAMAAVALTLAEISNVAGKMAPSALTMLKTSAPMIWALLASPQFLIAAGVGLTATIVMFGGYKIVKQLQQPSRALREEVFEEQSDPRQMDEMIEFNTDCLNSVEMWRRGVADAEAESVATVDGEFITPRAAAMSGIDITTARMSRDPRFKFDDDDSVASSRRSHRSRHSRSTHSHSHAPTKVDTRAESIFSRRTKAAPSKAPSKAPSKAPSRAPSTSESRYSDKDKSKKPKEKVKRSSRLRLMFTA, encoded by the exons ATGCCGTTCGGCGAGACCATCGCGGTCATTGATAAGTCTGGGCAGGTCGTCAGCACG AGCAAACACTTGTTCGGTGTCTTCAGCCATGCCAAAAACGCTTACCGCGAGCGCAAGGCTCAAGTTCAAGCCGAGCGGAATTTGAAGATCGCAGAGAAAATTGCTGAGCGAGAAGCACTGAGGGCGCTTCAGAACTATACTATTGAAGATGCCCCATCTGTCGCGTCCTCGCAGAGGAGTCGTTCGcgacatcatcgccatcatcatcatcatcatcattcgAGTCGAAGCCAATATCAATACGACCGCCCCCGCGGCGGATCGGTCTACGAAGAGGATCTACACTCTTCCGCGTCGCGTGCGCGGTCTCACTACGAGCCTCCAACTGAAATGGTCCGGCGTCACACTCATCATGATATTACCATTCGAGAACCGGACGCTCGCCCTGTTACTGCTCGCTCCAAATCCGACGCGCATATAGATATGGACCTAGCCTATGGCGAGTTCCACCCATCCGCCATAGCTCCGCGAGGATCTCCACaagatcagcagcttcagtcGATCGACGATCCCGAACTGAACGGCCTTGTAAGCCGCGCACAGTGGTTATTGGAGGAGGCCAACTGCGTCCAGCACACCGCGACAGCCACCATCGACCATCTTCAAAAGAACCCAGATGCTATGGCAGCGGTGGCGCTTACTCTTGCGGAAATCAGCAACGTTGCTGGCAAGATGGCGCCGTCGGCGCTCACAATGCTGAAAACCTCAGCGCCAATGATTTGGGCTTTACTCGCCAGCCCGCAGTTTTTGATTGCCGCTGGTGTCGGCCTCACAGCCACGATCGTTATGTTCGGCGGCTACAAGATTGTCAAGCAGCTACAACAGCCTTCGCGTGCTCTGCGTGAAGAAGTATTCGAAGAACAATCCGACCCCAGACAAATGGACGAGATGATTGAATTCAACACCGACTGCCTCAACTCCGTGGAGATGTGGCGACGAGGTGTAGCAGACGCAGAGGCCGAGAGCGTTGCAACCGTGGACGGCGAGTTCATCACGCCCAGGGCTGCCGCAATGTCCGGCATCGACATAACCACCGCCCGCATGTCCCGGGACCCCCGCTTCAAgttcgacgatgatgattccGTTGCATCTTCCCGCCGGTCCCACCGTTCCCGCCATTCTCGATCTACGCACAGTCACAGCCATGCCCCAACCAAAGTGGATACGAGGGCAGAATCGATCTTTTCAAGACGCACTAAGGCCGCTCCTTCCAAAGCCCCGTCAAAGGCGCCCTCGAAGGCTCCCTCAAGGGCTCCCTCAACATCCGAGTCGCGATATTCCGACAaagacaagagcaagaaaccCAAGGAAAAGGTGAAACGGTCTAGTCGCCTGCGCCTGATGTTCACTGCTTGA
- a CDS encoding putative salicylate hydroxylase (transcript_id=CADANIAT00008536), translated as MPVNKTYGQQVVIHRADLHNALIEKALELPNVELRVNSHVATVDFESTSVVLVNGTVVRADVIVAADGIKSIIRDQLLGEGASQAIPTGDAAYRIMLTKAEMESDPELKRLVEVPEATRWLGPERHLIAYPVRNHELFNIVLVHPDRHGVEESWTTRGSKQRMVDDYAGWDPIVTKLINLVPDDEVLEWKLCLHPPLKTWIRGSVAMIGDACHPMLPYVAQGAAQAVEDAAALGVLLSDITSKTEIPLALQAYEKSRKERAETVQQSGSTNRITLHFPDGPEQEARDEQFRASLKGGSNPDKWSDRQTQEFLWGWDAEKAAMETWEVLCMALALRLHICQG; from the exons ATGCCCGTGAACAAGACCTACGGGCAACAAGTGGTCATTCACCGCGCAGACCTCCACAACGCTTTAATCGAAAAGGCACTCGAACTCCCGAATGTGGAGTTGCGAGTGAATTCGCATGTAGCAACTGTCGACTTTGAATCCACATCGGTGGTGCTGGTCAATGGCACCGTTGTCAGGGCTGATGTTATTGTTGCAGCTGACGGAATCAAGTCGATTATCCGCGATCAGTTACTGGGTGAGGGCGCCTCTCAGGCCATTCCCACGGGGGATGCAGCATACCGAATTATGCTCACCAAGGCTGAGATGGAGAGCGATCCCGAACTGAAGAGACTGGTAGAAGTTCCAGAGGCGACACGGTGGCTCGGCCCAGAACGCCATCTCATTGCTTACCCCGTCCGAAATCACGAACTTTTCAACATTGTCCTAGTCCACCCTGACCGCCATGGGGTTGAGGAGTCCTGGACCACAAGAGGTTCAAAGCAAAGAATGGTTGACGACTATGCGGGATGGGATCCGATAGTCACGAAGCTTATCAATCTGGTTCCGGACGATGAGGTGCTCGAGTGGAAGCTATGCCTGCACCCGCCGCTGAAGACCTGGATCAGGGGCTCCGTGGCAATGATTGGGGATGCCTGCCATCCCATGCT TCCATACGTTGCTCAAGGTGCCGCTCAAGCCGTGGAGGATGCCGCCGCATTGGGTGTGTTATTGTCCGACATCACATCAAAGACTGAAATTCCTCTTGCGCTTCAAGCCTATGAGAAATCCCGCAAAGAGCGCGCAGAGACAGTTCAGCAGTCTGGTTCAACGAACCGTATTACACTGCATTTCCCAGACGGCCCCGAGCAAGAGGCACGAGACGAACAGTTCCGTGCTTCACTGAAAGGAGGCTCAAACCCGGATAAATGGTCAGACAGGCAGACGCAAGAATTCTTGTGGGGGTGGGACGCGGAAAAGGCAGCGATGGAGACGTGGGAAG TACTTTGCATGGCGTTGGCATTACGGCTTCATATATGCCAGGGATAG